Proteins found in one Streptomyces sp. NBC_00461 genomic segment:
- a CDS encoding conjugal transfer protein: MNRTELTKAQKGVLTAAFVPMLATGVIGGIGTYSNIGRAYGKGTALGALGAGEGATAVLALVLLGLTMLGQSSPRIVRMGLWALPAAASAMGAMAAPDPGRTVIYALTPMGMSVSAEGMAFLARRIVVHTDGRDAENERRTADIVQALAYHRARAAHHPSDRVKWWSERKSWRLARKVGVGDVALGSRLLDVQRDRVTAGADAALGSMFGTENPAPAPIANAEESTETARKRSTAELGESTPAPAVTLTRLAVPDPVAVDAGKPILPLKSMPAIPGPIPAPIAAPVRGSVAAGSTTPRGVTGRVPEAARSPRPKRTPEQLLDEARKATAGWPDAKVTAEGIRRAIHTSPANARMLRDTLLAERAAAVGTP, translated from the coding sequence ATGAACCGCACCGAGCTGACGAAGGCTCAGAAGGGTGTGTTGACGGCCGCGTTCGTGCCGATGCTCGCCACGGGCGTGATCGGCGGTATCGGCACCTACAGCAACATCGGCCGCGCCTACGGCAAGGGCACCGCGCTCGGGGCGCTTGGTGCCGGTGAGGGCGCCACCGCCGTGCTCGCCCTGGTCCTGCTCGGGCTGACCATGCTGGGCCAGTCCTCCCCGCGCATCGTGCGCATGGGGCTGTGGGCACTGCCGGCCGCCGCGTCCGCCATGGGTGCGATGGCGGCGCCTGATCCGGGCCGGACCGTCATCTACGCCCTGACCCCGATGGGCATGTCCGTATCGGCGGAGGGCATGGCGTTCCTCGCCCGCCGGATCGTGGTGCACACCGACGGCCGCGATGCGGAGAACGAGCGACGCACCGCCGACATCGTGCAGGCCCTCGCCTACCACCGCGCCCGCGCCGCCCACCACCCCAGCGATCGGGTCAAGTGGTGGTCGGAGCGCAAGTCGTGGCGTCTGGCCCGCAAGGTCGGCGTCGGCGACGTGGCCCTCGGATCGAGGCTGCTGGACGTCCAGCGCGACCGCGTCACCGCCGGAGCCGATGCCGCACTCGGGTCGATGTTCGGCACGGAGAATCCCGCACCCGCCCCGATCGCAAATGCGGAGGAATCAACCGAGACCGCAAGGAAACGGTCTACGGCTGAGCTGGGGGAATCGACCCCGGCCCCGGCCGTGACGCTCACCCGGCTGGCCGTGCCGGATCCGGTCGCGGTCGATGCGGGTAAGCCGATTCTTCCGCTCAAGTCGATGCCCGCGATTCCGGGCCCGATCCCGGCACCGATCGCCGCACCGGTCCGGGGGAGCGTGGCGGCGGGATCGACTACGCCGCGTGGGGTGACCGGTCGGGTTCCCGAGGCGGCCCGATCGCCCCGGCCCAAGCGCACCCCGGAACAGCTGCTCGACGAGGCACGCAAGGCGACGGCCGGATGGCCGGACGCGAAGGTCACCGCCGAGGGCATCCGCCGCGCGATCCACACCTCACCCGCCAACGCCAGGATGTTGCGGGACACGCTGCTCGCCGAGCGCGCCGCTGCGGTCGGGACGCCGTGA
- a CDS encoding bifunctional DNA primase/polymerase: MTHDARSALLHSALDAAQRGWHVFPLRPGTKRPALHGEQACTGTDGCANGHLKWEQRATTDPDRIQAAWSRAPFNVGIATGPSGLVVVDLDIPKDKSSSDAPSGAATFGALCQRAGDAVPDTYRTRTASGGEHLYFTAPDRVRLANTAGTIGELVDTRAWGGYVVAAGSLTPTGAYEALSSPLVAPLPAWLQSILEPAPRAPQAPPMALAGQSRRYADVALTSETRNIASAQPGAREAALFRAARALGRFVAWGDLPRSVVEQALQEAGEAAGLSASECRSTLRSALNWSIAHNQSRRDAA, from the coding sequence ATGACCCATGACGCCCGTTCCGCGCTGCTGCATTCAGCGCTCGACGCCGCTCAACGCGGCTGGCACGTCTTCCCTCTCCGGCCTGGCACCAAGCGGCCCGCCCTGCACGGCGAGCAGGCCTGCACCGGCACCGACGGATGCGCGAACGGCCACCTGAAGTGGGAACAGCGCGCCACCACGGATCCGGACCGCATCCAAGCAGCCTGGTCCCGGGCCCCGTTCAACGTCGGCATCGCCACCGGCCCCTCCGGGCTGGTCGTGGTCGACCTCGACATTCCCAAGGACAAGAGCAGTTCGGACGCGCCTAGCGGCGCGGCAACCTTCGGGGCGCTCTGCCAGCGCGCCGGAGACGCCGTCCCCGACACCTACCGGACGCGGACCGCGAGCGGCGGTGAGCACCTGTACTTCACCGCCCCGGACCGTGTCCGGCTCGCCAACACAGCAGGAACCATCGGCGAGTTGGTCGACACCCGCGCATGGGGCGGATACGTCGTCGCCGCCGGCAGCCTTACCCCCACCGGAGCCTACGAAGCGCTGAGCAGCCCTCTGGTGGCCCCTCTGCCCGCGTGGCTGCAAAGCATCCTCGAACCGGCCCCCAGGGCGCCTCAGGCGCCTCCAATGGCCTTAGCGGGTCAATCACGCCGATATGCGGATGTAGCACTCACCAGTGAGACGCGGAACATCGCATCGGCCCAACCCGGGGCGCGGGAAGCCGCGTTGTTCCGGGCAGCGCGCGCCCTCGGTCGCTTCGTCGCGTGGGGCGACCTCCCCAGGAGCGTGGTTGAGCAGGCTCTTCAGGAGGCAGGCGAGGCCGCTGGACTGTCCGCGTCCGAGTGCCGCTCCACCCTCCGCAGCGCCCTCAACTGGTCCATCGCCCACAACCAGAGCAGGCGGGATGCGGCATGA
- a CDS encoding FtsK/SpoIIIE domain-containing protein, with protein sequence MSENVVHLHKNPEPAAEEAAVTTLTVVPDPVPVPIVPLWVRSGRAIKTAVTHERTRTTARAVARHGLYTVNGGRIVARRTWDGKTGARYERMLRAAEAAGNYEVAEEWEERLQRFREARHRRRMDLLHSPVDVAKGVGVGAGMSVGVLVALGVVMAINNHDITDVITPLAATIEFIGLLIRIVQVVWGPALTIGPLLALLALWAVGSKQQAAPAWVMPANVRSSEGEPITPSIVVKALRDLGVPALRNAIKEMGDAGASMLGPITIAGCGVEVDVTLPSGVSTNEVQQRRRKLAENLTRHEHEVYITIPQAARTVRLWIADSGALDEPIGPSPLVTDETMTANYKTGKAPWGRDLRGDGAELSVYQRHLLITGRSNQGKTAALRSLVLWLALDRSVQFWVADLKGVGDWSMLYGIADVLIEGPSDDHCIQATEMVEDAVTEMNRRIEVRKNDPSAVFPPLIVLVDEAQKAFMCPAVDDQKRPYGGSKATSRYFMAARTIHNQGRAVDVLLWQGTQDPTDQNLPKLVREGAHTRASLVLGSESQAKMALGDKAVEDGAAPHMLRQGLDKGTLVVASDGIDMPKGQSSITVRTHFIDDDPAKAIADRAKALRSGVTTLRVIERGEQRDPLADIANLLGDAKWLFTQDVLKRLAALNEDAYGSWSFLDLKRVLDGTGAEPYKSDGRMRVGRERVLRALAERDSEGSASASQ encoded by the coding sequence ATGTCCGAGAACGTCGTTCACCTGCACAAGAACCCCGAACCGGCTGCCGAGGAGGCGGCCGTGACCACACTGACCGTGGTCCCCGACCCCGTGCCGGTGCCGATCGTGCCGCTGTGGGTGCGCTCCGGCCGCGCCATCAAGACGGCCGTCACCCACGAGCGCACCCGCACCACCGCCCGCGCGGTGGCCCGCCACGGCCTCTACACCGTCAACGGGGGCCGGATCGTGGCCCGCCGCACCTGGGATGGCAAGACCGGCGCCCGCTACGAACGCATGCTGCGCGCGGCTGAGGCTGCCGGGAACTACGAGGTCGCCGAGGAGTGGGAGGAGCGGTTGCAGCGCTTCCGCGAGGCCCGTCACCGCCGCCGTATGGACCTGCTCCACTCGCCCGTGGACGTGGCCAAGGGCGTCGGAGTCGGGGCCGGTATGAGCGTCGGTGTGCTGGTCGCGCTCGGGGTCGTGATGGCCATCAACAACCACGACATCACCGACGTCATCACCCCCCTTGCGGCCACGATCGAGTTCATCGGCCTGCTGATCCGGATCGTGCAGGTCGTGTGGGGTCCGGCCCTCACGATCGGCCCACTGTTGGCGCTGCTCGCGCTGTGGGCGGTGGGCAGCAAGCAGCAGGCCGCCCCCGCGTGGGTCATGCCGGCCAACGTCCGCAGCAGCGAGGGTGAGCCGATCACCCCGTCCATCGTCGTCAAGGCCCTGCGCGACCTGGGGGTGCCCGCGCTGCGCAACGCCATCAAGGAGATGGGCGACGCCGGCGCCTCCATGCTCGGACCGATCACGATCGCCGGATGCGGCGTCGAGGTCGACGTCACCCTCCCCTCCGGTGTCTCCACGAACGAGGTGCAGCAGCGCCGCCGCAAGCTGGCGGAGAACCTCACCCGGCACGAGCACGAGGTGTACATCACCATCCCGCAAGCGGCCCGCACCGTGCGGCTGTGGATCGCCGACTCCGGCGCGCTGGACGAGCCGATCGGGCCCTCCCCGCTGGTCACGGACGAGACCATGACCGCGAACTACAAGACCGGTAAGGCGCCGTGGGGTCGGGACCTGCGCGGCGACGGAGCCGAGCTGAGCGTGTATCAGCGTCACCTGCTCATCACCGGCCGCTCCAACCAGGGCAAGACCGCCGCCCTGCGCTCCCTCGTCCTGTGGCTCGCGCTGGACCGGTCGGTGCAGTTCTGGGTTGCCGACCTCAAGGGCGTGGGCGACTGGTCCATGCTCTACGGCATCGCGGACGTGCTGATCGAGGGTCCCTCCGATGACCACTGCATCCAGGCGACCGAGATGGTCGAGGACGCGGTGACAGAGATGAACCGCCGGATCGAGGTCCGCAAGAACGACCCCAGCGCGGTCTTCCCGCCGCTGATCGTGCTGGTGGACGAGGCGCAGAAGGCGTTCATGTGCCCGGCCGTCGACGACCAGAAGCGCCCCTACGGCGGCTCCAAGGCCACCTCGCGGTACTTCATGGCCGCCCGGACGATCCACAACCAGGGCCGTGCCGTCGACGTGCTGCTGTGGCAGGGCACCCAGGACCCCACCGACCAGAACCTGCCCAAGCTGGTCCGCGAGGGCGCCCACACCCGCGCCTCGCTCGTACTGGGCTCCGAGTCGCAAGCCAAGATGGCACTCGGCGACAAGGCAGTCGAGGACGGCGCCGCCCCGCACATGCTGCGCCAGGGCCTGGACAAGGGAACCCTGGTCGTCGCCTCGGACGGCATCGACATGCCCAAGGGCCAGTCGTCCATCACGGTGCGCACCCACTTCATCGACGACGACCCCGCCAAGGCCATCGCCGACCGGGCCAAGGCCCTGCGCAGCGGGGTGACCACCCTGCGCGTCATCGAGCGGGGCGAGCAGCGCGACCCGCTCGCCGACATCGCGAACCTGCTCGGAGACGCCAAGTGGCTGTTCACCCAGGACGTCCTCAAGCGGCTCGCCGCGCTGAACGAGGACGCCTACGGCTCCTGGTCGTTCCTCGACCTCAAGCGCGTCCTGGACGGCACCGGCGCCGAGCCCTACAAGTCCGACGGCCGCATGCGCGTCGGCCGCGAACGCGTCCTGCGCGCCCTCGCCGAACGCGACTCCGAGGGTTCCGCTTCCGCCTCCCAGTGA
- a CDS encoding RRQRL motif-containing zinc-binding protein translates to MGALPVFRWRLAPDGYATRRQLRARDLRPGGQQVAAQLERPRRHRPPLVAYLYRIDQAKPIRPMTPARWAALAKANTARRTCPECRRDAGYTIPTSLGMCVTCAFPDNSDALRSA, encoded by the coding sequence ATGGGGGCGCTGCCGGTGTTCCGGTGGCGCCTGGCCCCGGACGGCTACGCCACCCGCCGACAACTTCGGGCGCGTGATCTGCGCCCCGGTGGTCAACAGGTGGCCGCGCAGCTCGAACGGCCCCGCCGGCACCGCCCGCCGCTGGTCGCTTACCTCTACCGCATCGACCAGGCCAAACCCATCCGCCCGATGACGCCGGCACGGTGGGCGGCTCTGGCCAAGGCCAACACCGCCCGCCGTACCTGCCCCGAGTGCCGCCGCGATGCCGGATACACCATCCCCACCTCGCTCGGCATGTGCGTGACCTGCGCCTTCCCCGACAACTCCGACGCCTTGAGGAGTGCGTGA
- a CDS encoding pRL2-8, producing MASTNTPAGQCPQCWQHAHDRSIHRRLGPREDCPQCVDHMNNGHPYLVPKKESRWW from the coding sequence ATGGCCAGCACGAACACGCCTGCCGGCCAGTGCCCGCAGTGCTGGCAGCACGCCCATGACCGCAGCATCCACCGGCGCCTTGGCCCGCGTGAGGACTGCCCGCAGTGCGTGGACCACATGAACAACGGCCACCCCTACCTCGTGCCCAAGAAGGAATCCCGCTGGTGGTGA
- a CDS encoding DUF3631 domain-containing protein: MTDTIDGAALLDEVEAFHRRFNVFPHEAAYVAVTLWDAHAHLLDCFDSTPRLAFLSPEPGSGKSRALEIVETLVPDPMTAVNASAAALFRSVSNPNGRPTILFDEIDTVFGPKAGDNEELRGFLNAGHRRTGVTYRCIGDGGNQTVQAFPSYCGVAVAGLGNLPDTIMTRSIIIRMRRRARNESIESFRARLHEAEGHALRDRLAQWAEHARGFVMGAWPDMPDGVSDRPADVWEPLLAIADAAGGDWPERAREACVTLVTASKANDKGSLGVRLLTDLRDHVMVGIDRLPTVAILDRLNALDDAPWADLQGKPLDNRRLSKMLAEYMTADNEPIASRNIKTAGSVLKGYYAADLWDAWARYCPPPPESPLPPLPGTENVA, from the coding sequence ATGACCGACACCATCGACGGGGCCGCGCTGCTCGACGAGGTGGAAGCCTTCCACCGCCGCTTCAACGTCTTCCCTCACGAAGCCGCCTACGTCGCCGTGACGTTGTGGGATGCGCACGCCCACTTGCTCGACTGCTTCGACTCCACACCTCGGTTGGCGTTCCTGTCGCCGGAGCCGGGGTCGGGGAAGTCGCGGGCGCTGGAGATCGTGGAAACCCTCGTCCCGGATCCGATGACGGCCGTCAACGCGTCCGCCGCCGCTCTGTTCCGGTCCGTGTCCAACCCGAACGGGCGGCCGACGATCCTGTTCGACGAGATTGACACGGTGTTCGGGCCGAAGGCGGGCGACAACGAGGAGCTGCGCGGGTTCCTCAACGCCGGTCACCGCCGTACCGGGGTCACCTACCGGTGCATCGGCGACGGCGGCAACCAAACCGTTCAGGCCTTCCCCTCGTACTGCGGCGTCGCGGTCGCCGGACTCGGCAACCTGCCCGACACGATCATGACCCGCTCCATCATCATCCGCATGCGCCGGCGGGCCCGAAACGAATCCATCGAATCCTTCCGGGCCCGCCTCCACGAGGCGGAGGGACACGCGCTGCGTGACCGGCTCGCCCAATGGGCCGAACACGCCCGGGGCTTCGTCATGGGGGCCTGGCCGGACATGCCCGACGGCGTCAGCGACCGCCCGGCCGACGTGTGGGAACCCCTGCTCGCCATCGCCGACGCCGCCGGCGGCGACTGGCCCGAGCGAGCACGCGAGGCCTGCGTCACCCTCGTGACCGCGTCCAAGGCCAACGACAAGGGCAGCCTCGGAGTTCGGCTGCTGACCGACCTGCGTGACCACGTCATGGTCGGCATCGACCGCCTGCCCACCGTCGCCATCCTCGACCGCCTCAACGCCCTCGACGACGCCCCCTGGGCCGACCTCCAGGGCAAACCGCTCGACAACCGGCGCCTGTCGAAAATGCTCGCCGAATACATGACGGCCGACAACGAACCCATCGCCTCCCGCAACATCAAGACCGCAGGAAGCGTCCTCAAGGGCTACTACGCCGCCGATCTCTGGGACGCGTGGGCCCGCTACTGCCCCCCACCCCCGGAAAGTCCGCTACCTCCGCTACCCGGCACGGAAAACGTGGCCTGA
- a CDS encoding helix-turn-helix transcriptional regulator, which produces MASTEKLKLPDVLKEIKMSRAAFYRMRARGEAPKLIKLSNGQLRCRRTDLDAWWEQHEMSA; this is translated from the coding sequence TTGGCCAGCACCGAGAAGCTGAAACTCCCCGACGTCCTCAAAGAGATCAAGATGAGCCGCGCCGCGTTCTACCGCATGCGCGCCCGTGGCGAGGCCCCGAAGCTCATCAAGTTGTCCAACGGGCAACTCCGTTGCCGACGAACCGACCTCGACGCCTGGTGGGAGCAGCACGAGATGAGCGCATGA